In Candidatus Eisenbacteria bacterium, a single genomic region encodes these proteins:
- a CDS encoding glycine C-acetyltransferase: MAYTSAVREQFRNTLKEVEEAGLYKDERYICSEQGVEIVVEYPRGSKPMKVLNFCANNYLGLSSHPDVTAAAQKGLEERGYGMSSVRFICGTQDLHNKLEKRVAEYLGKEDAILFSSCFDANAAIFEVLFDEKDVLLNDRLIHASLIDGIRLCSAQRDSYKNADCAHLEKKLEMWKPRARNICIVTDGVFSMDGILAPLDKIADLADRYGAMVLVDDSHATGFIGKTGRGTPEHFGVMDRIDIITTTLGKALGGASGGVVAGPREVTEMLRNRGRPYLFSNAVPPPIISAALRVIDLVSETTKLRDKLEWNARYFREKMDAAGFRLVPGETPIVPVMLGDAKLANDMARELLQEGIYVIGFSHPVVPMGKARIRVQLSAAHEKEHIDKAVDAFIKVGKKLGVIR, encoded by the coding sequence ATGGCATACACAAGCGCGGTGCGCGAACAATTCCGAAACACGCTGAAAGAGGTCGAGGAGGCGGGGCTCTATAAGGACGAGCGCTACATTTGCAGCGAGCAGGGCGTGGAGATCGTCGTCGAGTACCCGCGCGGCTCCAAGCCGATGAAGGTCCTGAATTTCTGCGCGAACAATTACCTCGGGCTTTCGAGCCATCCGGACGTGACGGCCGCCGCGCAGAAGGGGCTCGAGGAACGCGGCTACGGGATGAGCAGTGTCCGCTTCATCTGCGGCACGCAGGACCTTCACAACAAGCTCGAGAAGCGGGTCGCGGAGTACCTCGGAAAGGAAGACGCGATCCTCTTCTCCTCGTGCTTCGACGCGAACGCGGCGATCTTCGAGGTCCTCTTCGACGAGAAGGACGTGCTCCTGAACGACCGATTGATCCACGCGAGCTTGATCGACGGGATCCGCCTCTGTTCGGCTCAGAGGGACAGCTACAAGAACGCCGATTGCGCGCACCTCGAGAAGAAGCTAGAGATGTGGAAGCCTCGCGCCCGGAACATCTGCATCGTGACGGACGGCGTCTTCAGCATGGACGGGATCCTTGCGCCGCTCGACAAGATCGCGGATCTCGCCGACCGGTACGGGGCGATGGTCCTCGTGGACGACAGCCACGCGACCGGCTTCATCGGAAAGACCGGGCGGGGGACGCCGGAGCATTTCGGCGTGATGGATCGGATCGACATCATCACGACGACGCTCGGGAAGGCGCTCGGAGGCGCGAGCGGAGGGGTCGTCGCGGGTCCCCGCGAGGTGACCGAGATGCTCCGCAATCGCGGACGGCCCTATCTCTTCTCGAACGCCGTCCCGCCCCCCATCATTTCGGCCGCGCTCCGAGTGATCGACCTCGTGAGCGAGACGACGAAGCTCCGCGACAAGCTCGAATGGAATGCGCGGTATTTCCGGGAGAAGATGGACGCCGCGGGCTTCCGTCTCGTTCCGGGGGAGACCCCGATCGTTCCGGTCATGCTCGGCGACGCGAAGCTCGCCAACGATATGGCGCGCGAGCTTCTTCAAGAGGGGATCTACGTCATCGGCTTCTCGCACCCGGTCGTTCCGATGGGGAAGGCGAGGATCCGCGTGCAGCTCTCCGCGGCTCACGAGAAGGAGCACATCGACAAGGCGGTCGATGCGTTCATCAAGGTCGGGAAGAAGCTCGGCGTGATTCGGTGA
- a CDS encoding alanine dehydrogenase yields the protein MVIGVPRETSRHEHRVGLNPFGVARLTDCGSVVYIERGAGKAAHFSDEDYADAGGRIVYGPEEIYNRADLVCRFGALSLEEVGLLKEESVLCAFHHLAVAPRELVEKLIEARATLIGYEIIRGPDGDLSALLPLSELAGQMAVDTAAQLLRYEPGGRGILLGSAPGLPPATVVILGAGTVGVTAARHAVARGAQVILIDQDIRKLRRAARLLGSQVMTAVGGVARLERYTAIADVLIGAVLIPGGRSPLLVTDAMVRAMKPGSVIIDVSIDQGGCVETSRPTTPEDPTYRVHDVVHCCIPNMTSDIPRTATRAMADGALPFILKIAEKGLERALLEDPGLAGGTYMYKGQMVNARAGEALGIPQVSLAEILRKES from the coding sequence ATGGTTATCGGAGTACCGCGTGAGACGAGCCGCCACGAGCACCGGGTGGGGCTCAACCCGTTCGGCGTCGCCCGCCTAACAGATTGCGGCAGCGTAGTTTACATCGAGCGAGGAGCTGGGAAGGCCGCGCATTTCAGCGACGAGGACTACGCCGACGCGGGCGGCCGGATCGTCTACGGCCCCGAGGAGATCTACAACCGCGCGGACCTCGTCTGTCGTTTCGGCGCCCTCTCCCTCGAGGAGGTCGGCCTTCTCAAGGAAGAGAGCGTCCTCTGCGCGTTCCACCATCTTGCGGTCGCCCCGCGCGAGCTCGTGGAGAAGCTGATCGAGGCGCGGGCCACCCTGATCGGCTACGAGATCATCCGCGGCCCGGACGGAGATCTCTCCGCCCTTCTCCCGCTGAGCGAGCTGGCCGGGCAGATGGCGGTGGATACGGCGGCGCAGCTTCTCCGCTACGAGCCGGGGGGGAGAGGAATTCTCCTCGGGAGTGCGCCGGGTCTACCGCCGGCCACCGTCGTCATTCTCGGCGCGGGCACCGTCGGGGTCACCGCGGCCCGGCACGCCGTGGCGCGCGGCGCGCAAGTCATCCTCATCGACCAGGACATCCGCAAGCTCAGAAGGGCCGCGCGCCTGCTCGGCAGTCAGGTGATGACCGCCGTCGGCGGCGTCGCGAGGCTCGAGCGCTACACCGCGATCGCCGATGTTCTGATCGGCGCGGTTCTCATCCCGGGAGGCCGGTCTCCGCTTCTCGTCACGGATGCGATGGTTCGAGCGATGAAGCCGGGAAGCGTGATCATCGACGTGTCGATCGATCAGGGCGGCTGCGTCGAAACGAGCCGGCCGACCACTCCCGAGGATCCGACCTACCGCGTGCACGACGTCGTGCACTGTTGCATTCCCAACATGACCTCCGACATTCCCCGGACCGCCACGCGCGCCATGGCGGACGGCGCGTTGCCCTTCATCTTGAAGATCGCGGAAAAAGGACTAGAGAGAGCGCTCCTGGAGGATCCCGGCCTCGCGGGGGGCACGTACATGTACAAGGGGCAGATGGTCAACGCCCGCGCTGGAGAGGCCCTCGGAATCCCGCAGGTTTCGCTGGCGGAAATCCTCCGGAAGGAAAGCTAG
- a CDS encoding acyl carrier protein, whose protein sequence is MSDDLKRKIIEFIREEYLEDDSMELKDDTPLISSGIVDSFSMVSLKMYLEVELGIKMTDEEASTEAFDSVNSILELVRKKLAEKK, encoded by the coding sequence ATGAGCGACGACCTGAAGCGGAAGATCATCGAGTTCATTCGGGAAGAGTATCTTGAGGACGACAGCATGGAGCTCAAGGACGACACGCCTCTCATTTCGAGCGGCATCGTCGATTCCTTCTCGATGGTCTCCTTGAAGATGTATCTCGAAGTGGAGCTCGGAATCAAGATGACGGACGAGGAGGCGAGCACCGAGGCGTTCGACTCGGTGAACAGCATCCTCGAGCTGGTGCGGAAGAAGCTGGCGGAGAAGAAATAG
- the acsA gene encoding acetate--CoA ligase, with amino-acid sequence MPSNIGNPEERRLSFSWSDARKELDFPEDSHNIGWYCSDRICDLGMGEKTALVWEAVDGRVARFTFNDLRVYSNAYAKHLSGLGLRPGDRVAVFLERVPELYIGMLGGLKAGLIMQPLFSAFGEDALEKRLSNAETSAILTCRKLTFRVRKIRERCPSLRHVIVSDPGDLSFQEGETAFGLETAKPVESFACYPADPETPSILHYTSGTTGMPKGALHVHGSLPAQALTSKWVLDIKDGDIYWCTADPGWVTGTSYGIIGPWAIGATQYVLEAGFIIDRWYRAIQDQKITVWYSAPTAIRMLMKEGEAKTKQYDLSSLRHLCSVGEPLNPEAVVWSERVYGLPFHDTWWQTETGCIQVTNVPGLEIRPGSMGKPFPGVTAAVLAHDFTEIREPNKQGLLALKPPWPSMFRTYWRNPSAYESKFKNGWYLTGDRARIDEDGFYWFMGRDDDVINTAGHLVGPFEIESALLEHEAVAESAAIGKPDPVNMEVVKAFVALKAGFEPSKKLEMSIMNFIRKKLSPLAMPQEIEFVEKLPKTRSGKIMRRVLRAQELGQEVGDLSTLDDN; translated from the coding sequence ATGCCGAGCAACATCGGGAATCCGGAAGAGCGCCGGCTGAGCTTCTCCTGGAGCGACGCGCGCAAGGAACTCGATTTTCCGGAAGATTCGCACAACATCGGGTGGTACTGCTCGGACCGGATCTGCGATCTCGGGATGGGCGAGAAGACCGCGCTCGTCTGGGAGGCGGTGGACGGCAGGGTCGCGCGCTTCACCTTCAACGATCTTCGCGTCTACTCGAACGCCTACGCGAAGCATCTCTCCGGCCTCGGTCTCCGGCCGGGCGATCGCGTGGCGGTCTTTCTGGAGCGCGTTCCGGAGCTCTACATCGGGATGCTGGGAGGCCTGAAGGCGGGGCTCATCATGCAGCCTCTCTTCTCCGCGTTCGGAGAAGACGCGCTCGAAAAGCGGCTCTCGAACGCCGAGACGAGCGCGATTCTGACCTGCCGGAAGCTGACCTTTCGTGTGCGAAAGATTCGGGAGCGTTGTCCGTCCCTCCGGCACGTGATCGTCAGCGATCCGGGCGATCTGTCGTTTCAAGAGGGAGAGACCGCCTTCGGGCTGGAGACGGCGAAGCCGGTCGAGTCGTTCGCGTGTTATCCGGCCGATCCGGAGACCCCGTCGATCCTGCACTACACGTCGGGAACGACCGGCATGCCGAAGGGCGCGCTTCACGTCCACGGGTCTCTTCCCGCCCAAGCGCTCACCTCGAAGTGGGTGCTCGACATCAAGGACGGGGATATCTACTGGTGCACCGCGGATCCCGGCTGGGTGACCGGAACGAGCTACGGGATCATCGGGCCGTGGGCGATCGGCGCGACGCAGTACGTTCTCGAGGCGGGGTTCATCATCGACCGGTGGTACCGCGCGATTCAGGATCAGAAGATCACCGTCTGGTACAGCGCTCCGACCGCCATCCGGATGCTGATGAAAGAGGGGGAGGCGAAGACGAAGCAGTACGATCTTTCTTCACTTCGCCACTTGTGCAGCGTCGGCGAGCCCTTGAACCCTGAAGCGGTCGTTTGGAGCGAGCGCGTCTACGGGCTTCCCTTCCACGACACCTGGTGGCAGACCGAGACGGGGTGCATCCAGGTGACGAACGTGCCGGGGTTGGAGATTCGCCCGGGGAGCATGGGAAAGCCGTTCCCCGGAGTAACGGCGGCGGTTCTCGCCCACGATTTCACGGAGATCCGCGAGCCGAACAAGCAGGGATTGCTCGCGCTGAAGCCTCCGTGGCCGTCGATGTTCCGGACCTACTGGCGCAACCCGAGCGCCTACGAGAGCAAGTTCAAGAACGGGTGGTACCTCACCGGAGACCGCGCCCGGATCGACGAGGACGGATTCTACTGGTTCATGGGGCGCGACGACGACGTGATCAACACCGCGGGGCATCTCGTGGGGCCGTTCGAGATCGAGAGCGCGCTCCTCGAGCACGAGGCGGTGGCCGAGAGCGCGGCGATCGGAAAGCCGGATCCCGTCAACATGGAGGTCGTCAAGGCGTTCGTTGCCTTGAAGGCGGGTTTCGAGCCGAGCAAGAAGCTCGAGATGTCGATCATGAACTTCATCCGCAAGAAGCTCTCGCCGCTCGCGATGCCGCAGGAGATCGAGTTCGTCGAGAAGCTTCCGAAGACGCGGTCGGGGAAGATCATGAGGCGCGTTCTGAGGGCGCAGGAGCTCGGCCAAGAAGTGGGCGATCTATCGACGCTGGACGACAACTAG
- a CDS encoding methyltransferase domain-containing protein, with protein MAKSQWAAFFDDHAPRYDENVFTKNTLAEVDFLIEALGLSRGDSILDIGCGTGRHAVELASRGFDVTGLDISSGMLAEARKRASSAGVEVAWVHADARRFAFRRGFDAVVCLCEGAFGLLTDADDPIGQPLAILRNAAGSMKTGARALFTVLNAMRMIRRAKGEGAEDAEFDPIALAERTDCLPPGSSRKYSLFERGFVPTELVLLFGTAGLEVLEIWGGTAGNWGRRPIDPDEYEIMVLAQKPERPPAPPFGFFARREFGT; from the coding sequence ATGGCAAAGAGCCAGTGGGCCGCGTTCTTCGACGATCACGCCCCGCGGTACGACGAGAACGTCTTCACGAAGAACACGCTCGCCGAGGTCGATTTCCTGATCGAAGCTCTCGGCCTCTCGCGAGGGGACTCGATCTTGGACATCGGGTGCGGCACCGGGCGACACGCGGTCGAGCTCGCCTCGAGGGGGTTCGACGTCACCGGCCTCGACATCTCGTCCGGGATGCTCGCGGAGGCGAGGAAGCGGGCTTCCTCGGCGGGCGTCGAGGTCGCTTGGGTCCATGCGGACGCGAGGCGCTTCGCCTTCCGGCGCGGGTTCGACGCGGTCGTCTGTCTCTGCGAGGGGGCCTTCGGGCTTCTGACGGACGCCGACGATCCGATCGGCCAACCGCTCGCGATTCTCCGGAACGCCGCGGGTTCGATGAAGACCGGCGCCCGCGCCCTCTTCACCGTCTTGAACGCCATGAGGATGATCCGGAGGGCGAAGGGAGAGGGGGCCGAGGATGCCGAATTCGATCCGATCGCCCTGGCGGAGCGCACCGACTGCTTGCCTCCGGGATCCTCGAGGAAGTACTCCCTCTTCGAACGCGGCTTCGTTCCGACCGAGCTGGTTCTCCTCTTCGGAACGGCCGGTCTCGAAGTGCTCGAGATCTGGGGCGGAACCGCGGGAAACTGGGGGAGGCGTCCGATCGATCCGGACGAGTACGAGATCATGGTTCTGGCGCAGAAGCCCGAGCGTCCTCCCGCTCCCCCCTTCGGCTTCTTCGCACGCCGTGAATTCGGTACCTGA
- a CDS encoding cupin domain-containing protein, whose protein sequence is MRVRNVHHIEPKDAGMAGVRIRVAIGRDEGAPNFVMRYFDVAPGCSTADHAHAWEHEVYVARGRGAVVTKEGPAPIGAGDTVYVAPNEQHHFENRGEEPLEFVCVVPHTD, encoded by the coding sequence ATGAGAGTACGAAATGTTCATCACATCGAGCCGAAGGACGCCGGGATGGCGGGCGTCCGGATCCGGGTCGCGATCGGCAGGGACGAGGGGGCGCCGAACTTCGTGATGCGCTACTTCGATGTCGCCCCCGGGTGTTCGACCGCGGACCACGCGCATGCGTGGGAGCACGAAGTGTACGTGGCGAGAGGGCGGGGCGCCGTCGTGACGAAAGAGGGGCCGGCCCCGATCGGGGCGGGCGACACCGTCTATGTCGCGCCGAACGAGCAGCATCACTTCGAGAATCGCGGGGAGGAACCGCTCGAGTTCGTCTGCGTGGTCCCGCACACGGATTGA